Proteins encoded in a region of the Streptomyces violaceoruber genome:
- a CDS encoding fumarate reductase/succinate dehydrogenase flavoprotein subunit, whose protein sequence is MSVVDRQEWDVVVVGAGGAGLRAAVEARERGARTAVICKSLFGKAHTVMAEGGIAASMGNVNSGDNWQVHFRDTMRGGKFLNQWRMAELHAQEAPQRVWELETWGALFDRTKDGRISQRNFGGHEYPRLAHVGDRTGLELIRTLQQKIVSLQQEDFRETGDHESRLKVFQECTVTRVLQEDRKVSGVFGYERESGRFFVLQAPSVVIATGGIGKSFKVTSNSWEYTGDGHALALLAGAPLLNMEFVQFHPTGMVWPPSVKGILVTESVRGDGGVLRNSEGRRFMFDYVPDVFKEKYAESEAEGDRWYDDPDHNRRPPELLPRDEVARAINAEVKEGRGSPHGGVFLDVSTRMPAEVIRRRLPSMYHQFKELADVDITAEAMEVGPTCHYVMGGIAVDSDTAAARGVPGLFAAGEVAGGMHGSNRLGGNSLSDLLVFGRRAGRYAAEYAAGRTAEGTRARVDDAQVDAAAAEALRPFSAEAQEPDAGPPENPYTLHQELQQTMNDLVGIIRREAEMKQALEKLAELRVRARRAGVEGHRQFNPGWHLALDLRNMLLVSECVARAALERTESRGGHTREDHPSMDRRWRPANLLCSLADPAGGAAGDPAATDPERGRIALERQTTEPIRPDLLALFDKEELVKYLADEELEGRSE, encoded by the coding sequence ATGTCCGTGGTCGACCGGCAGGAATGGGACGTCGTCGTGGTGGGCGCGGGCGGTGCCGGGCTGCGCGCCGCCGTCGAGGCCCGCGAGCGGGGCGCCCGTACGGCCGTGATCTGCAAGTCGCTGTTCGGCAAGGCGCACACGGTGATGGCCGAGGGCGGCATCGCCGCCTCCATGGGCAACGTCAACTCCGGGGACAACTGGCAGGTCCACTTCCGCGACACCATGCGCGGCGGCAAGTTCCTCAACCAGTGGCGGATGGCCGAGCTGCACGCCCAGGAGGCCCCGCAACGGGTGTGGGAGCTGGAGACCTGGGGCGCGCTGTTCGACCGGACGAAGGACGGCCGGATCTCGCAGCGCAACTTCGGCGGCCACGAGTACCCGCGCCTCGCCCACGTCGGCGACCGCACGGGCCTGGAGCTGATCCGCACCCTCCAGCAGAAGATCGTCTCGCTCCAGCAGGAGGACTTCCGCGAGACCGGGGACCACGAGTCCCGGCTGAAGGTCTTCCAGGAGTGCACGGTCACCCGCGTGCTCCAGGAGGACCGGAAGGTCTCGGGGGTCTTCGGCTACGAGCGCGAGAGCGGCCGCTTCTTCGTCCTCCAGGCGCCCTCGGTGGTGATCGCGACGGGCGGCATCGGCAAGTCGTTCAAGGTGACGTCGAACTCGTGGGAGTACACCGGCGACGGCCACGCCCTGGCGCTGCTGGCCGGGGCGCCGCTGCTCAACATGGAGTTCGTGCAGTTCCACCCGACGGGCATGGTCTGGCCGCCCTCGGTGAAGGGCATCCTCGTCACCGAGTCGGTGCGCGGCGACGGCGGGGTACTGAGGAACTCCGAGGGCAGGCGGTTCATGTTCGACTACGTCCCGGACGTCTTCAAGGAGAAGTACGCCGAGTCGGAGGCCGAGGGCGACCGCTGGTACGACGACCCGGACCACAACCGGCGCCCGCCCGAACTCCTCCCCCGCGACGAGGTCGCCCGCGCGATCAACGCCGAGGTGAAGGAGGGCCGGGGCTCACCGCACGGCGGCGTCTTCCTCGACGTGTCGACCCGGATGCCCGCCGAGGTGATCAGGCGCCGGCTGCCCTCGATGTACCACCAGTTCAAGGAGCTGGCGGACGTGGACATCACGGCGGAGGCGATGGAGGTCGGGCCGACCTGCCACTACGTGATGGGCGGCATCGCCGTGGACTCCGACACCGCCGCCGCCCGCGGGGTGCCGGGACTGTTCGCGGCCGGTGAGGTGGCGGGCGGCATGCACGGCTCCAACCGGCTGGGCGGCAACTCGCTGTCCGACCTGCTGGTGTTCGGGCGCCGGGCGGGCCGGTACGCGGCCGAGTACGCGGCGGGGCGGACGGCGGAGGGCACCCGCGCCCGGGTCGACGACGCCCAGGTCGACGCGGCCGCCGCGGAGGCCCTGCGGCCCTTCTCCGCCGAGGCGCAGGAGCCCGACGCGGGCCCGCCGGAGAACCCGTACACCCTCCATCAGGAACTCCAGCAGACCATGAACGACCTGGTGGGGATCATCCGCCGGGAGGCGGAGATGAAACAGGCCCTGGAGAAGCTGGCGGAGCTGCGGGTGCGCGCCCGCCGGGCCGGGGTGGAGGGGCACCGGCAGTTCAACCCGGGCTGGCACCTCGCCCTGGATCTGCGCAACATGCTGCTGGTCAGCGAGTGCGTGGCGCGGGCCGCGCTGGAGCGCACCGAGTCGCGCGGCGGGCACACCCGCGAGGACCATCCGTCGATGGACCGGCGCTGGCGCCCGGCCAACCTGCTCTGCTCGCTGGCCGACCCGGCGGGCGGGGCGGCGGGCGATCCCGCGGCGACGGACCCGGAGCGCGGCCGGATCGCCCTGGAGCGGCAGACCACCGAGCCCATCCGGCCCGACCTGCTCGCCCTCTTCGACAAGGAGGAGCTGGTGAAGTACCTCGCCGACGAGGAACTGGAGGGCCGGTCCGAATGA
- a CDS encoding succinate dehydrogenase/fumarate reductase iron-sulfur subunit — MSGYEARFKVWRGDVEGGGLEDFTVEVNDGEVVLDIIHRLQATQAPDLAVRWNCKAGKCGSCSAEINGRPRLLCMTRMSVFSREETITVTPLRAFPVIRDLVTDVGFNYTKAREVPAFVPPADLGPGEYRMMQEDVDRSQEFRKCIECFLCQDTCHVVRDHEENKPAFAGPRFLMRVAELDMHPLDAAGDTGLDRSRTAQDEHGLGFCNITKCCTEVCPEGIRITDNALIPLKERAVDRKYDPLVWLGAKIGRRSRDTP, encoded by the coding sequence ATGAGCGGTTACGAGGCCCGCTTCAAGGTGTGGCGCGGTGACGTGGAGGGCGGTGGCCTCGAGGACTTCACGGTCGAGGTGAACGACGGCGAGGTGGTCCTCGACATCATCCACCGCCTCCAGGCCACCCAGGCCCCCGACCTCGCGGTGCGCTGGAACTGCAAGGCGGGCAAGTGCGGTTCGTGCTCGGCCGAGATCAACGGGCGGCCGCGGCTGCTGTGCATGACCCGCATGTCCGTGTTCAGCCGCGAGGAGACGATCACCGTCACGCCGCTGCGCGCCTTCCCGGTGATCCGGGACCTGGTGACGGACGTCGGCTTCAACTACACCAAGGCCCGCGAGGTCCCGGCCTTCGTGCCGCCCGCCGACCTCGGTCCCGGCGAGTACCGGATGATGCAGGAGGACGTGGACCGCTCGCAGGAGTTCCGCAAGTGCATCGAGTGCTTCCTGTGCCAGGACACCTGCCATGTCGTGCGGGACCACGAGGAGAACAAGCCCGCCTTCGCGGGCCCGCGCTTCCTCATGCGCGTCGCCGAGTTGGACATGCACCCGCTGGACGCCGCCGGTGACACCGGCCTGGACCGCTCGCGCACGGCCCAGGACGAGCACGGCCTCGGCTTCTGCAACATCACCAAGTGCTGCACGGAGGTGTGCCCGGAGGGCATCAGGATCACGGACAACGCGCTGATCCCGTTGAAGGAGCGGGCCGTCGACCGCAAGTACGACCCGCTGGTCTGGCTGGGCGCGAAGATCGGCCGCCGGTCCCGGGACACCCCCTAG